CGAGACCGAGTCTGCGGGAAGAAACCGAAGAACACAGAAACATTAAGGCCTGTTTTTAccataaatataactaaatatctACTCTATACTAACAAAGAGGAATAATATTACTGGAAAATCACCTTtcaaagttattatttttcattacacTGCTGATAAAAACTCTTCAGTTAATCAAAATCTTTTAAGAACTTTTAGACAAAAAGCAGTATTGTATTAACTAAGCAATTTAATTACTGTTATGGTTATTATCTGATGCTATAGATGATAATATTATTGTTCATTGCCGTGGACACCAATATAGTTTGCGTTATAGTTAGTTATTGTCCATCAACGTGGACGTTAATACTGGCGTGGAGACTAATATAGTTATCGTTTGATATCTGCATGTTGTTGATGGAGATTGAtatagttattgttatagttaCCAACGCACTTTAACTCTTCAGATCTCCAAAGTGAAGTAGCGCTAGGTTTGTCGTACCTTCACACGTGTGACAGAGTCTGCTGACGTCCAGATGTtgagtctggtttctgatggggttgttgatcacacagctgtagatgtttttatcctgatgttccacctccagaggtagagagagactgatgctgagatcagacacactgatgctggacaataaactgtttcctctgtaccaggagagagtcacgtGACTCGCGTTCACGACCGAACACAACAGTGAGCAGTTtgaggaagatgaagatgatgaagcaCACTGTGAGGAGTCTCTTCTGATGACAGGAACCGGCAGGTAAGCGGCGTTCATTTCCAAAGTATCTGCATAAGCAGACGTTCCAGatttaatgtgtctttttcaaagcctttaatgtaaaataaaccaaaacacaaaagcacCGTAACTCACTGACAGTAACACCGAATCTCTTGTACAAGGTTCTCCCGCCGCTGATGGCTGTGAGTTCGTAAACTCCAGAGTGCTCAGGTGTGATGTTTATGATGGACAGAGATCCAGTTTTTTGTTCCAGCATGAAATGTTCTTTGCCGTGATACACATATTTAACCTGCTTATGGATTTCAGCGATCAGGttgtctttattttcaaatgtccACAGTAT
This window of the Puntigrus tetrazona isolate hp1 chromosome 22, ASM1883169v1, whole genome shotgun sequence genome carries:
- the LOC122327992 gene encoding uncharacterized protein LOC122327992; translated protein: MMFLLLLVLISFISSGVLSDEIEFISGMKGGSVTLLTGVAEVQRDDLILWTFENKDNLIAEIHKQVKYVYHGKEHFMLEQKTGSLSIINITPEHSGVYELTAISGGRTLYKRFGVTVNTLEMNAAYLPVPVIRRDSSQCASSSSSSSNCSLLCSVVNASHVTLSWYRGNSLLSSISVSDLSISLSLPLEVEHQDKNIYSCVINNPIRNQTQHLDVSRLCHTCEDSVSCCGPNEAVIRLVVSALVGVATVAAVIYDFRS